AAAAGAGGTGGGCGAGGTATTTGTTCGTGCTCAGCTCTTTCCTAGGAGCGGTGCTTTTGCTCCTTGTGCTGAACATAAGCCTGGGCTCCGTTCACATTCCCTTCCTCGACGTCTGCGGCATCCTCCTTGGAAAGAAGGCGGGAAGTGAGGTCTTCGGCTCGGTGATCTGGAAGATAAGGCTTCCGAGGGCGCTGGCTGCTTCTCTCTCCGGCTCCGCGCTTGCTGCCGGGGGGATGCTGCTTCAGATATTCTTCCGCAACCCCATCGTCGGGCCCTATGTGCTGGGCATCTCCTCCGGGGCCACCGTTATGGTGGCCCTGGTTATGCTGGGAGGCTTTAGCCTGGGGATGACCTCGCTTCATCCTATTTTTCTCAGCCTTGCGGCTCTGCTCGGCGCTCTGGGAGCGATGATGGCGGTGATGGCAGCGGCTGTGAAGGTGAGGGACATAGTCTCGCTTCTGGTTATAGGCCTCATGGTGGGTTATGTCGCCTCCGCCCTGAGCCATTTTCTCATCGCCTTCGCCGAGAAAGAGCGGGTTCATAGATTCGTCCTCTGGACCCTGGGAAGCTTTTCAGGCTTTCGGTGGCAGGAGGTGGAGATATTGGCCATCGCCATTCCCATACTTTTGCTTTTCTCCTTTTTCCTCTCAAAGCCGCTCAATGCCCTCCTGCTGGGCGAGGATTATGCCCGAAGCATGGGGGTGAGGATCAAGCCCTTCCGCTATCTTATCATCTTTCTTTCCAGCGCCCTGGCCGCCCTGGTGACGGCCTTCGCCGGTCCGGTGGCCTTCATCGGCCTAGCCGTGCCTCATATGGCAAGGCTTTCCCTGGGAACATCCGACAGCCGGGTGCTCCTTCCGGGAACGATCCTCCTGGGAGCGGCGGTGACCAGCCTTTGCGATCTTCTGGCTCGAACAGCCTTCTCCCCGGTTGAGCTTCCCATTTCGGCCACGACCTCCCTCTTCGGAGCGCCGATCGTGATATTCCTGCTTTTGAGGAGGAGGGCAGCGGTATGATGATCAGGGCCGAGGAACTTGAGGTAGGTTATGGGAGAAAGGCGGTTGTAAGGAATATCAATTTAAAGCTCTCAAAGGGGCAGTTCATCGGCCTTCTCGGACCCAACGGCTGCGGCAAATCCACCATCCTCAAGACCCTGATCCGCCTGCTCGCCCCTCTGAGAGGAGCCGTGTTTCTGGACGGCCGGGAGCTTGAACGAATAAGCCGGAAGGAGCTTTCCCGCAGGGTGTCGGCCGTCCTCACCGAGCGACCCTCCCCGGGACTGCTTACCGCCTTCGATGTGGCCGCTATGGGAAGATATCCCTATACAGGACTCCTGGGAAAGATCGAAGGGGAGCATGCCCGGAAGACCTGGGAGGCGCTGGAGATGGTGGGAGCGGCTGACCTGGCAGGCCGATACTTCCTGGAGTTAAGCGATGGGGAGAAGCAAAAAGTTCTCCTGGCCCGGGCGCTGGCTCAGGAACCCGAGCTTCTGGTTCTGGATGAGCCGACCTCCCATCTCGACCCTCGCTACAAGCTGGAGGTGATGCTCATCCTGAGGCGCCTTGTGAGGGAGAACGGGATAACCATAGTGGCCTCCCTGCACGAGATAGACCTGGCGATGAGGGTGTGCGATATAGTCATCCTGATCAAGAGGGGAAAGGTCCTCGCCTGGGGACCGCCTGAGGAGGTCCTCGATGAGGAGACAGTGGCCGAGCTTTACGACTTCAAGAAGGCATGCTTCGATAGCCTTCTGGGAGGGATAGAGATCGGCGGGGAAAAAAGAGGTTCGGTTTACGTTGTGGCCGGTTCGGGAAGTGGGGCTCGGCTTTACCGGACCTTAGCTAAGCATGGCTTTGGCATTTCGACCGGCGCCCTTCCGGAGAACGATATAGACTTTCACGTGGCTCAAGCGCTCAAAGCCACCATCGTCGCCGAGAAACCCTATAGGGCAGAGATCTCTCCTGAAACCTACCTTAAAGCCTTAGAAGCGATGAAGAAGGCTCGTCAGGTTATAGATGCCGGGTTTCCGGTGGGAGAGGCGAATTATCGGAATGTCGAATTAGTGGGGGAGGCCCTTAAAATGGGAAAGATAACCTATAGCCTGCGAGGAGAAGAGGAGGCTAGAAAGCTGTGGGGCTTCCTTGCCTCGAAGCT
This genomic window from Candidatus Poribacteria bacterium contains:
- a CDS encoding iron ABC transporter permease — translated: MVKAPEAITEDNFLQKRWARYLFVLSSFLGAVLLLLVLNISLGSVHIPFLDVCGILLGKKAGSEVFGSVIWKIRLPRALAASLSGSALAAGGMLLQIFFRNPIVGPYVLGISSGATVMVALVMLGGFSLGMTSLHPIFLSLAALLGALGAMMAVMAAAVKVRDIVSLLVIGLMVGYVASALSHFLIAFAEKERVHRFVLWTLGSFSGFRWQEVEILAIAIPILLLFSFFLSKPLNALLLGEDYARSMGVRIKPFRYLIIFLSSALAALVTAFAGPVAFIGLAVPHMARLSLGTSDSRVLLPGTILLGAAVTSLCDLLARTAFSPVELPISATTSLFGAPIVIFLLLRRRAAV
- a CDS encoding ABC transporter ATP-binding protein → MMIRAEELEVGYGRKAVVRNINLKLSKGQFIGLLGPNGCGKSTILKTLIRLLAPLRGAVFLDGRELERISRKELSRRVSAVLTERPSPGLLTAFDVAAMGRYPYTGLLGKIEGEHARKTWEALEMVGAADLAGRYFLELSDGEKQKVLLARALAQEPELLVLDEPTSHLDPRYKLEVMLILRRLVRENGITIVASLHEIDLAMRVCDIVILIKRGKVLAWGPPEEVLDEETVAELYDFKKACFDSLLGGIEIGGEKRGSVYVVAGSGSGARLYRTLAKHGFGISTGALPENDIDFHVAQALKATIVAEKPYRAEISPETYLKALEAMKKARQVIDAGFPVGEANYRNVELVGEALKMGKITYSLRGEEEARKLWGFLASKLIHCEGLSSLLRRLWAVECLCRRGRLW